One Castanea sativa cultivar Marrone di Chiusa Pesio chromosome 4, ASM4071231v1 DNA window includes the following coding sequences:
- the LOC142630941 gene encoding agamous-like MADS-box protein AGL8 homolog gives MGRGRVQLRRIENKINRQVTFSKRRSGLLKKAHEISVLCDAEVALIVFSTKGKLFEYSTDSCMERILERYERYSYAERQLLANDLEPNGSWNLEHAKLKARMEVLQRNLKHFRGEELDSLSLKELQSLEQQLDSALKHIRTRKNQLMHESISDLQKKDKALQEQNNLLAKKVKEKEKEIAHQEQWEQQNHTLESSSVLPQPLQPLNIGGSYQASGNGREEETTPSQNQANTLLPPWMLRHLNQ, from the exons atgGGGCGAGGAAGAGTTCAGTTGAGGAGGATCGAGAACAAGATCAACAGGCAAGTCACTTTCTCAAAGAGAAGGTCAGGTTTGTTGAAGAAAGCCCATGAGATCTCTGTGCTTTGTGATGCTGAGGTCGCCTTGATTGTGTTCTCTACCAAAGGGAAGCTCTTTGAGTACTCTACAGATTCTTG TATGGAAAGGATCCTTGAACGATATGAGAGATATTCATATGCAGAGAGGCAGCTTCTTGCAAATGATCTTGAACCAAAC GGAAGCTGGAACCTTGAACATGCAAAGCTTAAAGCAAGGATGGAGGTGTTACAAAGAAATCTAAA GCATTTCAGAGGAGAAGAACTTGATTCCTTGAGTCTTAAAGAGCTTCAGAGTTTGGAGCAACAGCTTGATTCTGCTCTGAAACATATAAGGACAAGAAAG AACCAGCTTATGCACGAATCCATTTCAGATCTTCAGAAAAAG GATAAGGCATTACAGGAGCAAAACAACTTGCTTGCAAAAAAG GTTaaggagaaggagaaagaaataGCCCACCAGGAACAATGGGAGCAGCAGAATCATACCTTGGAATCATCCTCCGTCCTTCCCCAACCATTGCAGCCTTTGAACAttgg CGGGTCTTACCAAGCAAGTGGCAATGGAAGAGAGGAAGAAACAACTCCATCTCAAAATCAAGCCAATACACTCCTACCCCCTTGGATGCTTCGTCATCTTAATCAATAG